The Musa acuminata AAA Group cultivar baxijiao chromosome BXJ2-5, Cavendish_Baxijiao_AAA, whole genome shotgun sequence genomic interval ACACCACATGCACATAATAGTAGTGCCCTTCTGGGAAAGGGTATGTGAAGGCTAAATACCATTGATCTGATAGAGTTGGTCGGATGAAAGCATAATAATGTCCCCCGTGAACTCCACCACTGTGAACAAGAACACTGCAAAAAGGAAAAAACAACAAATCAATAGATCATGTTATAATAACCAAATTCTGCAGATCATAAAACATTTTGGCATGAATGACTAGGCAACATATTATACCTTACTGTTGCTAATAACTAGTTATTCATATTAGACACTTGAGTATTGACTACTGTAATTAATTAACAATCAACTAGGTGTAGGCAGTAGATACTGACAAGGCATGAAGATCTGTTGATAATATGTTTTCAACTGCATATAAAACTTTTTGAGTGTCATACTATAAAATAAGGATACTGGCAAAATAATCTTATAAGATAGACCCATATATTCAATAAAAAATATCACTCTGAAGTCTGAAcaaatgagaaaaaataaaaaaaatgatcctGGCTTGAACTACAAAtgtttcttgcttttatttccaCATGCATTTTGAGACAGTTGTTATTTGTCAACAAGTGGAATTTGGCGAAAACCAAGATGTTAAGTAGACATCTTTCTGCAGTTCAAAAGTATCAGTGTGATTTAAATATATCAGTCATGTCATCTTGAAAATAGCATAAAAGACTGGTGGGTCTCTGCTGGATGTACCTACCTCGAGCAGTCGAGCAATAGAGGTCATCACCAAAAAGCTTTAATCTACTGACCATTTTGTACATAGTGATCATCTCAAAAGATATACTCCACTGACTATTTTGTATTACATATCTCAACTGCTGAAATGACTCCGAAAAACTAAGGACCAATCTAGCTACAATATAAGGTATTTAAGGACCTCACCTGAAAAATCATAATTAAAGTGATATTCCAGGAGGTGGCGTACCAATGCTATTGTATTTTCTTCAAAATAAAACCAAATCTTACTAGATGAGGATACAGGTGTCATGTCCTTTGTGCAATGTTTAGAGACCAGAAGAAGACCAGTAGGGAGTGTTTGATCAGGAGATTGAAGGAATGAAGACAACAACTGCAGGAATAAACCTCAAGTTCTACAATACCTCCAATGCCTCttttattgatgaaaattttataaaGCCAGGTATTGTTAGATGCTTACAAAATcaggaagaaaaaaatattaatagtgAATACAAACAGTTTTGTAGTCAATCAGAAGCATAGACCATCTGGAAAGAACTATGCCAAACAAAACTAAGAACAAGTATAACAAAGATACAAGTCCAGATTTCATTCAAATGATGCACATGTAGAAGTGAATTAATGTTCCACAGAACCAAgtgtaccaggaaaataatatgaTGGCCAGCAGCTAATTTTTTCCTCTGCTTCAAAACAccaagcaaaaaataaaaaaacagagAAAGAGAGCAAAAGCATAGAAGCTTGTTTAATGCACATAAATAAACCCTAGTGTATTAAATGGATACATGGCCATAAAGAAAAAGATGGTTACCTGTGAAGGGTATAGAGGTTACGAACCCTCCTGTCTGCTTCTGGAGAAAGATATTTACCATTATCTCTATCAAGGTCCAACTGAAGTGGGAACTCGTAACGGTCATTTATCTGCATTCCAAAAATAATTGGTCATAGATATGAAAAAAATCATTCAAGCTCCAAGAATAATAATAGAGAAAATATATAACAGTTGtttagaagcaaaaaaaaaaaagctcaaaGTCATTTCTCATAATTGTTTAGAAGGTATGGCAAATACAGTTATTTGTGAATACACTGTAAATACATCTTTTAACAATATAAAATACTTATGATATTAAGTACATAAAAGTGGAGAGCAGTGAAAAGAGATAAATGATATCCAAGGCAGACAAGACCTTTAATCAATGTTCATCAAGGTCAGTATGGCTAGTGCAATTTATAAATTTAAGCAAGCTTCCATCTATAAACTCTATGGAGAGGCCCATGAAATCATCTCCCCTTCAAAGAGTTAACTCAGTTGAAAGTCCTTAAGTAGCTCTAATTCTTCCAAAACAACATAACCACATGAAGCAAGCCCATATAACCATCCCACTCAGAAATTCCTTAAACATTAGAAATGGTCTGTCCAGAGTAAATCATATTTATATCCTGCCTGAAACTGCAAACATTACTATGATATGTATTCAGCATAGAGAAAATTTCCTGGTGCTTAAAGATTGCAATGTATCAGAAAGAAGCAACAAAAGATGAAAGAATGTGGTTAAAGATTGCAATGTATCAGAAAGAAACAACAAGAGATCAAAGAATGTGGTTCATCTGTCAGTAAGAGCAACCAAGGAACAAATATCAGAAGCTCTTGTTGCCCACTCACGATAATTACCAGCAACTAATTTTGTGATTCAGCAATGCACAATCGAAACTGCCGATTCTCCTCGTCTTCTATGTTTCATCAGGTATCTAGTGATTTTGATAaggttgaaaatgataatatgatGTGACCTCTTAGACATACATTTCATTCAAAAGACACAACAGAGCATCACGAAAACCACAGCAATGAAAGGGTCAACGGCTCATATTTAGTGTCCTAAAGAAAGTCATATTAAAGGTAGGTAGCATATGAACTAGCAAGACGCCAATCCTTCCTCCCTGTATGACTAAATCTCTTTAAACAATCTCTTCGATAAACAATGATGTAAAAGTCAAAATCATAATGCCtccaagaaaaaaaataacaTTGTATCACGCATTTAGTGGCTGCTCTGTATATGTTCATCTACAGTTTTGCCAAATCACTAACCTTCACCATTGTATCACGCATGAAATCATATTCAAAGCGCTTTAGCTGAAGTTGCAGAACAGGGGGGAAGTCAATGAATAGAACACCTTTCTTAGCATCCTGAGAGAATCACAATCATAGAGTCATaaaaagaaaattctcattcaaaactgaaattcAGAAGAATAaattgaatttttttcttttcaagtaGAAGACCACATTTTAGAGGGCAAGCCTTAGCATCATATTTAAGCCCCGGTATCATGTTTAACTCACTCTTTTGTGATTTAAGTTAGTAGCGTCTGGGTGACATATATATAGGTAAGACCATGTGCATCGACCATTCCTAGACTGGTATCTCTTTGGCAATGgctcaattttcttttttttaatatgaaaaagTCAATACAAGCTTGAATTTCTGAGAATAGCAGATAACACATTTTTTCCTCAATTTTTTCTCTTGATCTGAATTTCTGAGAATATCAGATAATGTGTCCATTCCTCATTTTTCTTGATCCTTCGAGAAGGCCtttaaataacatatttaaaaactATCAACCACTAATTGCTAAAAGAAAATGTTTCAAATATGTATACTGCCACAAGTGATGTGGATGAGCACTGAAGCTAgtattgtgcatcattatatgaaAATGAAGTGAGTCGCACGCAGGAAGGGTATATTATGCATTTCAATAGGTATTATCATTCATGGTTACTGGACATTGTTCCATGAAGTTTAAATCAAACTATAACTATTATCGTGGTCAAAACTATATAAGCAAGAAGTATAAAAAGCATCAAAGTGTGAGCTAATGCAAATAAAATTGAATGGAATTTACTTGATAGTAAAATAATGGAAAAAATAGGACTGACTATGGATTCAAGCCACAGCACACGATGTCATAAAATCAGTATGATTTTCCCGATCTAAATCAAAcaggttttacatgaagaagattttgttcTAACATGTTCTATTTGATACTGTTAGGAGAAGAGACTCAGTATTGTTAAAGGAGGGGAAGCAGAACCAAGGGGGCTAAGTAAATCAATGGATAGTCTTGATAGCATTCAACATATCAGTCAAAGTAAACAACTTATTCTAAATGATACCCTAGAAAAAAATTCCTAGTTGTAATCATATTGGTAGTTATATTTTCATTAATGTTGATTATTTATTTGGAACCATGGATATTTGGAGTTTGATCTAATGATGACGCTTTTTTAAGTTAGAACACCAACACCTCAAACCACTATACAAGGTGAAGACACAAAAAGATTGTCCAAAAACTACTAAAAGAAAACTTTTATACATAGAGAGAAAGTAAGCTTTAAAGATCTGGTACTTCCACTGACGCTATAAATGctggtttatgagttcatatgaaGATTAGCATTTTGGTTCAATGTACCTGTAAGCCATAATTTTCTGCATGATATTTATTATCACCCTCCAGCCGCTCGACTTCAACATACTTATCAAATGAAGCATAAACATCCCGGCAGCCCTTTACATCAAGCTGCagatctataaaaaaaaatacaactttgatataataaaaaataataatggaagAAAAAGTCTACTCAAATACTTGCACACTAATGGCAGCTACAGACCATAGAACGATTCCTTTCTGGTGGATTTGTAGTCTACATTTATGCATTCAATATAATTCATGTGATGTCCTTCAAACAGATGCTGGATTGTGCCCTCAACAACAGTACCCTGGGACAAATATTGGAAATGCAACAGTTTGATTAATAATATGAGCGGATATCGATGTAACACCTTTTAGCAGAATTTTCTAACCTTCATCTTGTCTTCCAATTTTTCACAAAGAACCCTGTTGAGCTCCTGGACATCATGTTGCATGAAAGAATCATATGTATCCCAACCAAAAGATTTTGTCAACTCTTTTGTGGCAACACTGTTATCACTGTACTGAAGTTTATAAAACAGGCTCTGCAAAGCCAGGGGGATGCTTCCAGATGGCATATCATTCTCTGTCGTCGGCATGTGATAAACAGCCTGAAATATGAGCAAGTAATGATTCATTGAACAAATTGAtgatacaaaaattaaataagcAGTCAGTTCTACCTTTCTAAAATATGGAATATGATAGAGAGTCTGAAGAAGAGAATTCATGTAACAAGTAGCCCCTTGATTTTTAAGACCAACATAACCCGTTTCCTTTTTCGAGTCATAACTCCAGTAGTCTACCATCTTACGGACGGTAACTTCAGCTTCAATTACACATGTATCATTGACAAGATATCCTCTACTTGGATCATAGAGTTCACTCAGAGACATAAATGAAGTGAACCCCCAATCACTTTCTCGTGAATTAAATTGGTGTTGAGTCTCTGCAAAGAAAAAGGATCAAGGTCAACAATAGTGCCAACAGTACCAACAattatcatacatatatttttaacaaaaaaaaaagagataaaaatccgcttaaatttttttttttttaatgcaaaaTCCTGATAAAACATGTTATCAGAAAATTGACAATCCATGTCAAGTGATTGTGAGAACCAGCAGTTCCAACAAACAATGGTGATCGTTCCATGGTCTAGAAAAGCATTGATCACGCTAGTTGGGAATACAGAAGGAGAGAGCCTgtgatgatatcaaaatatccAGGTATGTGCAACATCCACATTTCAGAAAAATCAAATGGAAGTGTCCTCAAACTGCTGATAGAAATAGCTTAACTCATAAAGATGTCCAAAGTCCAAACTACTGATAATTATCAGCCTTCTGGAAAATTTTTAGACCATCCTCAACTCAAATATTCCTCGAGGATTTCGTTTGTTTGATCCAATGGATGTCAACATTTGGGTTCTTAAAATGTCATCTAAACATATTTTTTTCTTCCAAAAGACATTCAGCCACTCTGTATAGCGTTTTAGCTAATTTTGAGAAGTCATTTGCCATGATATTTTGAGTGGTGGAACTGCCATGTAGGTAACATTTCCACGAACACAATGTGTTACTAGTAATGTTTTTCATGGTCGGTGATGGTTGCACTCATGCGGCCAAAGAATGCAAAAGGTTTACTTGATATTATGTGAAGCAAGATAGATAATGAGAATGTTTCCGAAGTATAGATGTGGAAGTGGAATAATCTGGAAACAAATTGTATAGAGAGCTCATTTGTAAATTGACATAGAAAATGTATTAAcacaatagaaaaagaaaatatatattggCCTGGTGCCTAATTAATAGTACAGGTAAGTAACTATCGTGTTACACAGGCTCACCCATCACACACACAAGATGATCCAGAGGCCTGTGTGTCTGCAGGTTTAACACCTACCGAACTCcttgatattaaaatatttttcatttaagAAGCGGATCTTAAAACTTCTTATCAGACTAAATTCCAATGTTTTACATTCTCATAATGTTACAACATAGGAATCATATTGTCCTTTTACATATTCTTCCCCTATGTGTCCACATATCTCCATTTTGTTTCATTGCTGAATTTGTACTTGGTTATACTCCATAACAGATTTCCATGAATGTCACCGTGCAACACTAGAACTATATGCTGtaagaaaatgataaaagaatGTATTGACAGAAGAAGTGAGATACCTTTTCTTACAGTGTACTTTCCGTGGATTTGGTTAACAACAGCAAGTGAGAACTGTGCATATCTACTCCAACCATATGGCAAGGTTGCTGAATCAGCAACATCCAGGTATATAGACAAATGGTCAACATTATTTCCCTTGGGAAAAATTAGCACACGCCTGTAACCATGAAAGCCAACATTAGCACTTGAATCTCTTCTAATTCCATGCCCTAACAAATTGAGATGAATCATGTCCGTAGAAAATGGAGAATGAAGAGGCACTAAAGATATCAGCTCACCACTTGTACGCTCCGACATAGAAAATGTCGGAGTAGAGCTTCTTGACGTTCAACCTGGAGAAGTTCTCTATCGTCCATCTAAATTTGAACGAAGGAGGATCCTCCACCTGCTGATTCTCTGGTGCGGACGCTGTCTCGGTTGGTATAACTAGCACGAACGTAAAGCAGAAGAACATATCATAATCAAAACCCTAAACCATCACTGATCAAGAAGCGATGAGAAGCATAACCAAAAGCAATTCCAGCTGACGGGGACAAATCACGAGATTCCGGAAGCAAGGATTAGACTGTTTGATCAATCAGGAGACACAATGACGATATCAAGAGCAGTTACCTTCCATCGGCTGGGGTCCCTCGGTGAATTCCTGGTGCGGGACCAGCATCTCTTCGTCCTCCTGCTGCAAAAACGAGGCACAACAATCAGCGCTCAGATCCAGCAAAAACCACACTGCTGCGATCAGAAAGAACACCCTAGGATCCAGGTTGAGGGTCAATGGATGTCCCAATTAGGCCCGATTCGTGGGGGACCGCACACACTCCAAACCCTAAGACCGACGTGAATCGCACTGGAACGAGCAAGACTAAGGCGCGAGGGCAAAGCACCTCCTCCATCCAACGAATCAAGAACTGCGGCGGTGAACGGCGAGGAGAGGTGGGGATTGGGAGAGGCGTACCTCGAGAGGGGGCGGAGTCATCATAGTCATGGGTGGGTGGTcgcagcggcgacagcggcagcgggagaggATCCGATCCGCGGCGGAGGATGATAGCCGGTGGAGGACGGGAATTAGGGGAGGGAAGGCGGAAGCGACCTTTTACGGGATCGAGCGAGGAGACCGAAACGGGAATTGGGTACAGACGACGGCCGCGGGTTTGATTTCTTGTGGTTGTATAGGGTACCAAGGGAACTCACCGGGGGCCCGCGTTACGTGCAGCGTATGCGGGCCTCGGTGCGATCGTGTGTGGCGACGGCTCATGTGCCTCGCGCACGGGAACTCGTAGAGCTTTCGCGTCGCAGGCGCCCCATCCCCACGAGTTTCTCCTCTCTCACCAATGAGACAGGGGACCCGCTCGTGCTGTGGGCCCCTTGTGATTCAGGAGGAGGTCGGTGGGCGGAAGCTTGAGACGACGTGCGTTTGGCTTCCCTGGGAATGTGTCTCTCTCGGAATCGGGTCGGACTCACTTGGGAACCGCATCGAAGTCCGACGGGTCCATAACGGATTCGGGTTGGTCCTGATGCTGTTTATACCATAATGTATGTACATCAAAGAATTATCATCATGAATTCGAAATTATTGTGATTCGTTTGCTAAATTAACTGTCATTACTCTCAAATGCACAATTACAGAAATCCATTGCTAAGAATAATTTAATTATACCTCCCAGACACCAACAGTCATAATTACTTGTGCGACAAGAACGACTCCGAGTCTCCAAGTAAAAGTCCGACACGCCATCGACAGCCAAGCCGGTCAAGCCATGTTATTTTTATTGACTGATGTTGCTTGATGCTTTGCTAGTCATACCTTTAGTTCTCGTTCGGATTGAACAAAACGAACAATataatcatcatcgtcatcatcgtcGTCGACGTGGTCGCATCAGAGACAAGCGCACGCTTTTGTGAGGGACATATCTATATCTAATCAATTTTTACCATTTTCATCTCATGATGACAAATTGCGATGGGCCACAAGAACTAACATTTATGTCAAAGTCAATATCGTCACCGCGTGAGAGGGTTGCGTACCCATCTGCCTTACATGTCGTATACGCGTATGTATCATCGAAAGGTTTATGAACTGCTATTGTTTTGGCTGAGTATGGTATGATTTGTTTTAGGAATATTAAAGCCATAAAAAGATCGCTTTTGGAATATATGTGGTGGATGTATGTTAATCGGATCAAAGGTGTTCATGAACTACTACTATTGTTTCGGCTAAGTATGGTATGACTTGTTTCTGGAATATGAAAGCCGTGAAGAGATCACTTTTGCCAAACTTGCCACGATTGGTTTTCGAGAAGACGAAAGAGCTAAGGATAATATGATCTTTAAGATGATATCGATAACACGAGCACAAAAGCTCTTCTCTTAATTGAAACGTCGACGTTTTATTCCAGAATCGAATGCCTCAACTTAATCCCCACCGCAAGAGAAGCAGAAATGCACCATACGAAGGCAAACACGCACCGTAGTGCAGCACACTGAAAGCGAATAAGGTcttcaacgggcaaagatcatCGCCGTGGTCACTGCCACCGCCGCTACCATGATCTGGTACGCGTACGAAGCGACTACGTTCCGCGAGATCGACGACGAGGAAGGAGGCGAAGCAGGGCTCACGGACCCCGACATAACGTTGACGACAAGCTTCTGGCCCCTGCTGCAGTGATCTCCGAACCCACAGATATACCATCTCTTTCCCGGGGCGTCGAGAGGCACCACATCACCGCCACTGGTAAATGTGTTGATCGTCGCTGCTGATGCGTTGCATGCCTTGAAGTCTGCTCCTCCCACTTGCATGACATTGTGAACCCCTTGTTTGTAGTTGAACACTGCAAAAGCACTCACTCGTCATTGTCTACTACGTGTTCGATGAATTTGCAATCGTGCGTTGGATACGAACTCCAAAGTGAAACACACATCACATCAAGCAGCAAGAAAACTCGAGCAAGGCACCGCTCAGTCCGCAAAGAAAGCGTAATTGCTCACCGAGGTTGTCGCCGACCATGAACATCTTGCCGTCGGTCCAGGCGGTGGAGTTGAAGTCCGGGCGCCAGCCACTGGCGTCGCCGACAGTATAGTTTGCCGCCATAGAAGATTGAGGCATGGCGGCAGCGGCGACGATGACAAGAACTGCAAGAAGCATCAGGCGGGAAGCCATTGGGGGATACGGCTCGATTGCTGTAAGCTTCTCAAAGCTTGATGTGGTCTGGTGTTTGGGTGAAGAGGAAAGGCAGGCTGAGGCAGGTATATATAGCGCATCGGCTTGGACATTGTCTACGCCCATGGTTCAAAAAATACATGGGTCAGCAGGCGGAGGTCGGCAATGGAATGTTGCCAGCTACTTTAGGCTTTGTGTTAGCTGTTTCCTGCAGCATGCAACAAGAGATATAAGCCAgacaaagagaaggaagaggacaaGGAGAACACCAGCTGTCTGCATGGCCGGACCTCTCCTCCGGCGACATTGCCGATGGAGCTCTAATACTTAATATGGTATATTCCTCTCATTTCCGTAAGAGTATAATCAAATGGTATAAGAAAAATGTTCATATCTCACATAAATGTTCAAACTAAACTTTACTAATTATTAAGGGAAAATACACAATTGTTCACATCATCGCGAACCAAAAATATGAAGTTTCGAATGTCAACCTTCCATCTAAAAATTACATGATTTGATTGTACTTGGCGAATCAATTAGCTACACTattttgcttcctaaaaatatgaaaaaaattatgtttaataaaacAAGAAGTCAATCCTTTAATCTTCGCGACTAAAGTAGTCCTAATCAATTCGACTCAAACTCatctaatttaaaatattaacataATTTCAGAACTATAAGAATATTCGAATTTATTGGATGTGGAGATGTGAGTTTAATCTAATAGAAATATTGTAAATAATGGtggtgatgatgataataatagcaaaaaaaaaaatgaaagagtgATCAAAatggtaataaataaataaatatatatatatatatatacaaattttctaaaaaatatacaaaataaaaaaaatggataACCGGTTTTGaaagagaatatatttttttagtattaGTCAATAATTCTCTCTTATAATTCGTTTAATTTTCAAGCTATTTTAACAACAAGAATGAGGTCATTAGTTTAGAGGGTTCCACGCTTGTATTCTTTTATACTTGCTTTACCATTGGGTTTCCCCTCCTATAAAATCGTCATGGCTATAAGACTTTTCTCAAAACTTAAGATGACCTTAAACTTAATTTTAGataaataaatatgataaatattatCTAATCGATTAGGATTATATGTATAGcctttaattaattatatcataATTTAAAGAGTTAAACTCCCCATATTCAAATCTAAAGCTCATGCAAGCATGAAGCTAATTAGATATAAAAATTAACTCAACATACCATTTAAGTCAAGTCCATCCAAGCAATTATTACATGACGTTCATAGGTAAGTTTGAACTTGAAATGTATTATTTCTcgtataataattcactaactcATCGACTATATTGATATCTGTTTCCCGCATAAACTTGTATTTTGATGTTAGCTACTATATATAGATGTGCAAACAGAAGAGCTTTAGGAGTCATTAAGCACGGATAAATTACTTGTCCAGTGACAAAGATGATGAAAGGAACATCTTATTTGGGAACAGATGTTGCGTCAACTTAATCCCCTACTGTGAGACAAGCATAAACATTACATGGTGGAACAAACACATCAATCCGGAAACAATGCAGCCTACTGGAACTTGATCCATTGTTCATGCCGCAATGGCCATCGCCACCGCCACCGTCGCCGCCATCAGGATCTGGTATGCTTGTGCCGTGATTCTGTCCGACGCGCGAGACGTGGAGGGAGATGGAGCAGGACTGACAGGTGGCGGAGGAGGTGGTGTAGCAGGAGTGGAGGGTGATGGTGGTGGCGAGGTAGGAGGTGAAGCAGGAGCGACGGGTGTTGGTGGTGTGGGAGGTGAGGTAGGAGGAGAAGCAGGACTGaggggtggtggaggaggaggaggtggtgtagCGGGAGCGGAGGGCGATGGTGGTGGTGAGGTAGGAGGTGAAGCAGGAGCGAAGGGTGGTGTGGGAGGTGAGGTAGGAGGAGAAGCAGGACTGAggggtggtggagaaggaggtggTGGAGCAGGACCAGAGGGTGGTGAGGCAGGAGGCGAAGCAGGGCTGATGGCTGCTGGAAGAATATTGACGACGAGCTTCTGGCCCCTGGTGCAGTGATCACCAAACCCACACATGTACCATCTCCTTCCAGGAGTGTCCAAAGCCACCAAATCATTGCCGCTGGTGAAGGTGTTGATTGCTACTGCTGATGTATTG includes:
- the LOC103983511 gene encoding mavicyanin-like, with product MGVDNVQADALYIPASACLSSSPKHQTTSSFEKLTAIEPYPPMASRLMLLAVLVIVAAAAMPQSSMAANYTVGDASGWRPDFNSTAWTDGKMFMVGDNLVFNYKQGVHNVMQVGGADFKACNASAATINTFTSGGDVVPLDAPGKRWYICGFGDHCSRGQKLVVNVMSGSVSPASPPSSSSISRNVVASYAYQIMVAAVAVTTAMIFAR
- the LOC103983732 gene encoding uclacyanin-3-like, which encodes MASHHMLLAVLVILAAAVAVPQSAIAADFTVGDDSGWLPNFNYSSWTQGKEFRVGDNLVFKYMQGAHNVMQVGGPDFKACNTSAVAINTFTSGNDLVALDTPGRRWYMCGFGDHCTRGQKLVVNILPAAISPASPPASPPSGPAPPPPSPPPLSPASPPTSPPTPPFAPASPPTSPPPSPSAPATPPPPPPPPLSPASPPTSPPTPPTPVAPASPPTSPPPSPSTPATPPPPPPVSPAPSPSTSRASDRITAQAYQILMAATVAVAMAIAA